One part of the Eptesicus fuscus isolate TK198812 chromosome 2, DD_ASM_mEF_20220401, whole genome shotgun sequence genome encodes these proteins:
- the ADRA2C gene encoding alpha-2C adrenergic receptor, with translation MASPALAVALAAAAAAGPNASGAREWGSGGAANASGVAWGPPPGQYSAGAVAGLAAVVGFLIVFTVVGNVLVVIAVLTSRALRAPQNLFLVSLASADILVATLVMPFSLANELMAYWYFGQVWCGVYLALDVLFCTSSIVHLCAISLDRYWSVTQAVEYNLKRTPRRVKATIVAVWLISAVISFPPLVSLYRQPDGAAYPQCGLNDETWYILSSCIGSFFAPCLIMVLVYARIYRVAKLRTRTLSEKHTTTGPDGASPTTENGLGAPTGAGENGHCAPPRRPRADVEPEDSSAAAERRRRRGAVRRGGRQRADGQAGEGGAGALAPGPAEQGALAAAARSPGPSGRLSRASSRSVEFFLSRRRRARSSVCRRKVAQAREKRFTFVLAVVMGVFVLCWSPFFFSYSLYGICREACQVPDPLFKFFFWIGYCNSSLNPVIYTVFNQDFRRSFKHILFRRRRRGFRQ, from the coding sequence ATGGCGTCCCCGGCGCTGGCGGTGGCgctggcggcagcggcggcggcgggccccAACGCGAGCGGCGCCCGCGAGTGGGGCAGCGGGGGAGCCGCCAACGCCTCGGGGGTCGCCTGGGGGCCGCCCCCGGGCCAGTACTCGGCGGGCGCCGTGGCGGGGCTGGCGGCGGTGGTGGGCTTCCTGATCGTCTTCACCGTGGTGGGCAACGTGCTGGTGGTGATCGCCGTGCTGACCAGCCGCGCGCTGCGGGCTCCACAGAACCTGTTCCTGGTGTCGCTGGCCTCGGCGGACATCCTGGTGGCCACGCTGGTCATGCCCTTCTCGCTGGCCAACGAGCTCATGGCCTACTGGTACTTCGGGCAGGTGTGGTGCGGCGTGTACCTGGCGCTCGACGTGCTCTTCTGCACCTCGTCCATCGTGCACCTGTGCGCCATCAGCCTGGACCGCTACTGGTCCGTGACGCAGGCCGTGGAGTACAACCTGAAGCGCACGCCGCGCCGCGTCAAGGCCACCATCGTGGCCGTGTGGCTCATCTCGGCCGTCATCTCCTTCCCGCCGCTCGTCTCGCTCTACCGCCAGCCCGACGGCGCCGCCTACCCTCAGTGCGGCCTCAACGACGAGACCTGGTACATCCTCTCGTCCTGCATCGGCTCCTTCTTCGCGCCCTGCCTCATCATGGTCCTGGTCTACGCGCGCATCTACCGCGTGGCCAAGCTGCGCACACGCACGCTCAGCGAGAAGCACACAACCACCGGCCCCGACGGCGCGTCGCCCACCACGGAGAACGGGCTCGGGGCGCCGACGGGCGCGGGCGAGAACGGGCACTGCGCGCCCCCGCGCCGCCCGCGCGCGGACGTGGAGCCCGAGGACAGCAGCGCGGCGGCCGAGAGGCGTCGGCGGCGGGGGGCGGTGCGGCGAGGTGGGCGGCAGCGCGCGGACGGCCAGGCCGGCGAGGGCGGCGCCGGCGCGCTGGCTCCCGGGCCCGCCGAGCAGGGCGCGCTCGCCGCCGCCGCGAGGTCCCCCGGTCCCAGCGGGCGCCTGTCTCGCGCCAGCTCGCGCTCCGTCGAGTTCTTCCTGTCGCGCCGGCGCCGGGCGCGCAGCAGCGTGTGCCGCCGCAAGGTGGCTCAGGCGCGCGAGAAGCGCTTCACCTTCGTGCTGGCCGTGGTCATGGGCGTGTTCGTGCTCTGCTGGTCCCCCTTCTTCTTCAGCTACAGCCTGTACGGCATCTGCCGCGAGGCCTGCCAGGTGCCGGACCCGCTCTTCAAGTTCTTCTTCTGGATCGGCTACTGCAACAGCTCGCTCAACCCGGTCATCTACACGGTGTTCAACCAGGACTTCCGGCGCTCCTTCAAGCACATCCTCTTCCGCCGGAGGAGAAGGGGCTTCAGGCAGTGA